From the Lathyrus oleraceus cultivar Zhongwan6 chromosome 4, CAAS_Psat_ZW6_1.0, whole genome shotgun sequence genome, one window contains:
- the LOC127135774 gene encoding uncharacterized protein LOC127135774 — translation MNPERKSIHIYKFVEPPLAVLRGLGACLDLTHKDAFKEAYGNLLGILNTEVNITVVHTLVQFYDPPLRCFTFQDYQLAPTLEEYSHILGIRIKNQMPYIRTKELPEYRELSEAPHIGEKEIELKLKPKGGIDGFTSKFLVDKVITFAEAGSWTAFNAHLALLIYGMVLFPNMEEFVDLAAIHIFLTQNPIPTLLADTYYSIHVRTQKKKGTIVCCTPLLYRWFISHLPSEGPFVENKDNLKWSQRIMSLKVEDIPWYCRVYDGVKIILNCGDFPNVPLLGRAEMGKNNDIAKEAYTSWVKSRVSEVLLSFPPEPSMNLQPPEPENRSNSEVDELKKVVKTLEKENVGLKSKLAKISLEKETLKFNLNQKRDRVRQADDEVQTEVFKRLKVGNTLKGTYASLTTKKKQLAEA, via the exons ATGAATCCCGAGAGAAAGAGCATCCACATTTACAAGTTTGTGGAACCTCCATTGGCTGTATTGAGAGGACTTGGGGCATGTTTAGACCTGACTCACAAAGACGCCTTTAAGGAAGCGTATGGTAACCTGTTGGGTATTCTGAACACCGAGGTCAACATCACTGTTGTGCACACcttggtgcagttctacgatccacCACTAAGGTGCTTTACTTTCCAAGATTATCAGCTAGCGCCAACATTGGAAGAGTACTCTCATATTCTGGGTATTAGGATTAAGAACCAAATGCCCTACATCCGCACTAAGGAACTTCCTGAATATCGAGAACTTTCTGAAGCTCCACATATAGGAGAGAAGGAAATAGAATTGAAGCTGAAACCAAAGGGTGGAATCGATGGCTTCACCTCTAAGTTTCTCGTAGATAAAGTTATCACCTTCGCTGAAGCTGGAAGCTGGACGGCCTTCAACGCCCATCTAGCTTTACTTATCTATGGGATGGTCTTGTTTCCGAATATGGAGGAGTTCGTAGACTTGGCTGCCATTCACATCTTCTTGACTCAGAATCCGATTCCCACTCTTCTTGCTGATACTTACTATTCCATCCACGTGAGAACCCAAAAGAAGAAAGGGACTATCGTCTGTTGCACCCCTTTACTGTATAGATGGTTTATTTCGCATCTACCCAGTGAAGGTCCTTTTGTTGAGAACAAAGATAACTTGAAATGGTCCCAGCGGATCATGTCCTTAAAAGTCGAAGACATTCCTTGGTATTGTCGAGTATACGATGGTGTCAAGATCATCCTCAATTGTGGAGATtttcctaatgtacctcttcttg GAAGAGCAGAGATGGGTAAGAATAACGATATCGCCAAAGAGGCTTACACCAGTTGGGTCAAGAGCAGAGTTAGTGAGGTCTTATTATCATTCCCGCCCGAACCATCCATGAACCTCCAACCTCCTGAGCCAGAGAACCGGTCAAATTCTGAAGTAGATGAATTGAAGAAGGTTGTCAAGACTCTAGAGAAAGAGAATGTCGGTCTCAAATCTAAGCTTGCTAAGATCTCATTGGAGAAAGAAACCTTGAAGTTCAATCTGAATCAGAAGAGAGACCGAGTTCGTCAAGCAGATGATGAGGTACAGACAGAGGTTTTCAAAAGACTCAAAGTGGGTAACACCCTCAAAGGGACTTATGCCAGCCTGACAACCAAAAAGAAACAGTTAGCCGAAGCCTAA